The sequence TGCTTGCTCCGAACCTCGGTGCGCACAGAAAAAAAGCTTCGATCCGTTTTTTCAACAATATTTTTGGCTTCAATTGGACGATCGAAACTGGGCCATCCGGTTCCGGATTTATACTTGTCCCGCGAACTGAACAGGGGTTCTCCTGAAACGATGTCCACATAGATCCCCTCCGCCTTGTTATCCCAGTATTCGTTATGAAACGCTGGCTCCGTTCCCTCTTTCTGAGTAACCTTGTACTGGAGGTCGCTCAGGCGGGAACGAATTTCAGCATCCGATGGCTTTTTATAGCTTGCAGACTTCTGTGCAAGCTTCTCGGGCCAGACCGTGTCCACAAAATATTGCCGTCCCGAACCCTTCTTATAAGATGAGTAATGGGAATAATTTTTTCGGTAATAGTCCTGATGATATTCCTCCGCCGGATAAAATGGCAGCAGCGGCAAAACTTCTGTCATAATGGGTTTATCAAAGAGTCCGGATTGCTGAAGCTTTTCTTTGGAGGCCAAGGCCGCCTTTTTTTCCAGCTCGTCGCCAAAAAAAATGGCTGTTTTGTACTGAGATCCGCGGTCCGCAAACTGACCGCCGGAATCCGTTGGGTCAATCTGGTGCCAGAACACCTCTACTAGTTCCGCAAAACTTATCCGTTCTGGATCATAACGCACTTCCACGGCTTCATAGTGATCGGTTTTTCCCCCACTGACCTGTTCATAATTGGCATCCTCTTCTGCCCCGCCGCTGTATCCAGCCCGTACCTCAATCACTCCTTCAAGCTGTTCAAAGGGAGGCTCCATGCACCAGAAACACCCGCCACCAAAAACAGCCGTTTTTTCCTCTGCCATCGCATCTCTCCCGGGTATTAAAAATAGTATTGCACAGACAAATAATATTGCTGCTATCCTTTTATTTTGAGCCATTCAGCACCTCCATATTTTAAGAATCATTCCCACATGAAAATTAGTATGCATTGTTGACCATTGAGACAAGGAAAAAGACAAATTATCCTTTTCTTTTTTCTTGTTTCTAAATCGAATCTGACGAGCTATAGTGCCAGTATGAAAACTACAAATGCACCCAAACGGACCAAATTTATTTTCGTAACAGGCGGCGTACTTTCCTCTCTCGGAAAGGGGCTGGCTGCTGCTGCCATCGGCGCCCTCCTCGAAAGCAGAGGGCTCACCGTTACCTTCCAGAAACTCGACCCCTATATCAACGTCGATCCGGGTACCATGAACCCCTTCCAGCACGGAGAGGTATATGTAACCGATGACGGAGCGGAAACAGACCTGGACATGGGCCATTACGAGCGCTACACCAACGCCGTCATGGCTCAAAAAAACAACTACACCACCGGACGGATCTACTATTCAGTGATCACCAAGGAGCGGCGCGGTGAATACCTTGGCGGCACGGTACAGGTTATCCCGCACATCACCGATGAAATCAAAGCTGCGGTCCTCCAGCTTGACGGTACCGTGGATGTGGCACTCATAGAAATTGGCGGTACTGTTGGTGATATAGAAGGACTTCCCTTCATTGAAGCCATCCGCCAGCTGCGCCGAGATCTTGGAAGAGAGAATTCCCTCTACATCCACCTCACCCTTATCCCCTACATCAAGGCGGCAGGTGAGATTAAAACCAAACCCACCCAGCATTCAGTCCGGGAACTGCGGGCCGATGGTATCCAGCCTGACATTCTGGTCTGTCGTACGGAAGTTCCACTCGAGGATTCACTCAAGGCAAAAATTGGCCTCTTCTGTGATGTTTCACCGGATGCAGTTATCACTGCAATCGATGTGGATAACATCTATGAGGTACCACTTCGCCTCCATGAAGAGGGAATTGATGCAAAGATTCTTGAACTCCTGAACATATGGACGGGAAAACCAAACATTAAACCCTGGGAAGATCTGCTCCACAATATCAACAATCCCAAGGACACCATCACTATTGCTTTGACCGGAAAATATGTGGAGCTCAAAGAATCCTATAAAAGTCTTCATGAATCACTTATACACGGCGGCCTTGGCAACAAGGTCAAGGTGGAACTTCGGTATATCAGTGCTGAAGACCTTGAAGACAAAAGCAAGGATCCTGCCACTCTCCTTGAAGGCTGCCACGGAATCCTTGTTCCTGGTGGATTTGGACAACGGGGCGTTGAAGGAAAGATTGCCGCCATCACCTACGCCAGAGAGAACGACATCCCATTTTTTGGGATCTGCCTCGGTATGCAGCTTGCTGTTGTGGAGTATACCCGTAATGTTCTTGGTCTGAAAGACGCTCATTCCACGGAATTCAACGCAAAGACAAGCAACCCGGTAATCTATTTGATCAAAGAGTGGTTCGATTACCGCACTCAGGAGATGCAGGTTCGCGATGAGACATCCGATATGGGCGGGACTTTGCGCCTTGGTGCATACCCCTGTGTTCTAGCCGACGACAGCTTTGCAAGAACTGCATACGGTGAAAAGGAAATCTCCGAACGCCACCGTCATCGCTATGAGTTTAACAATGACTACCGGGCTCGACTGGAAGAAAAAGGGCTGCTGTTCTCAGGGACATCTCCCGATAACAACCTGGTTGAAATCGTTGAAATTGCGGAACATCCCTGGTTTCTCGGTTGTCAATTCCACCCGGAATTCAAATCCAAGCCCATGAAACCGCACCCTCTTTTCCGCGACTTTATCGCGGCAGCAATAAAACATAAGGGCTGATTATGTCTGTTTCTCCCGTAGCTGTCGAAACCCCTGGTGGTAACGATATCAACGTTGGTTCTGACCAGCCCCTCCTTCTTATTGCCGGGCCCTGTGCTCTGGAGTCCGAAGAGCTTGCCCGAAGGGTTGCTGGTGAGATGCAGGAGATCTGTGGCAGACTCGGCATATCCTACGTCTTCAAAGCATCTTTTGACAAAGCCAACAGGACCTCCCTTGATTCCTATCGCGGTCCGGGCCTTGACGAAGGTCTCAGTATCCTTTCCAGAATCAGAGAAGAGATGCAGGTTCCGGTCATATCCGACGTGCATGACGTCGGCCAGATAGCCCCCGCCGCTGAGGTCCTCGATATCCTTCAAATCCCTGCCTTTCTCTGCCGCCAAACTGACCTACTTGTTGCTGCAGCACAAACAGGTAAACCTGTGAACCTGAAGAAAGGACAGTTTGTCTCCCCTTGGGATATGGAAAACGGGGTAAATAAATTGAGGGGAGCAGGCGGCACCAAAATCATGCTGGTGGAGAGAGGTGCATGCTTTGGCTATAATAATCTGGTTGTGGATATGCGCTCCCTCCCTGTTATGCGTGGTTTCAACTGCCCTGTTATATTTGATGCCACTCATTCGGTACAACTTCCCGGAGGAGCAGGTGGCTCATCTGGAGGCATGCGGGAATTCATCACGCCACTTTCCCGCGCTGCGGTGGCGGCTGGTATTGATGGTCTCTTTATGGAAGTTCATCCCGACCCGGACAAAGCACTCTGCGACGGCCCCAACTCCATACGACTTGACGCCATCGAAGAGTTGCTGACTCAGCTGCTTCGCATTCACAAAGCTGTTACGACCTGATATTTAACAAACCTGCCATGGATCCTAATTCCTGTACACCTTCCGGACCCGGTGCCTATCCCTCCGACTGTGAAGTCCGTGAAGGGTACCGGAAAATCGCACGAGAAAAAGCTATGCACAATAATCGAAGTGAGAACTGGCAGGTGACACTTTCCAAAGCCAAAGATATCAAACTCCTTCTCCTCGACGTCGATGGTGTTCTCACCGATGGCAACCTCATCTATTCACACGAAGGAAAAGAATCCAAATCCTTTAATACCCAGGACGGTTTCGGCCTGCGCATGCTCCAGGATGCAGGTGTTGAAGTGGGCATTATCACTGCCAGAAGCTCCGAAGCACTGGAACGACGGGCCAGTGACCTTAAAATTTCCCATCTCTATCAGGGAGCCGCAAACAAACTTATTGCCTACCAGGAAATCGTCAAAAAAACAGGCCTCAAACCCTTTCAAATTGCCTACATGGGTGACGACTGGCTCGACATGGTACTTCTGAAACGTGTGGGCCTGTCTCTTGCTCCAGCAAATGGTGTGCTCGAAGTAAAGGAGATGGTTCATTATACGACGGAGCAGTCCGGCGGACATGGCGCAGTACGTGAGGCCTGCAATCTGATCCTTGAAGGCTTGGGCAAGTATAATGAGTTGCTACAGGGGTATCTTACCCGATGCTAACCCGCAGAAATCTCGTTTGGGTTATTCCCCTTGGATTTTTTCTCACATTTCCTTTATGGAGTATTCCTGTTGGTTCCTTTCTTACCCCGCGTGGCGGGTATGACCCATCCCTGAACGAACGAAAGCTGGACGCCCATAAATTTACCATGGAAAATGTTCATATTACCCAGAGTAAAAGTGGTAATACCAGTCTTGAAATTAGAGCAGAACGGGCCTATTCCGGTGACACGGAGAATGAATATAAAATGGAAGAAATTGATGCTGTTGTTACCGGCAACAACGGTGAACAGACATTTATTGCCGCCCGAAAAGGGGTACTGGACAAAGAGACCGCCATTCTCACCCTGATCGATGAAGTTGTGGTGATAAAACCCAAGGATAAATTTGAGTTATACACAGATCTACTTATCTATAATGATAAGACAAAGATAGCCAACTCACCTGGAAAAACCCAGGTTATTGGTGAAAAGATAGAGATTCGCGGCAACAATCTTATCTTTAATACCGAAACAGAATCATATGACCTTGGTGGTCGCGTCCACTGTAAACTCGAAAATTTCACCTCCCCGAACGACGCATCTCTCTGAAAAAAACACTCCCGTTCTGACATTGCTTGACAAGCGCAATCTCACCCTGTAAAATCACACGTAATTATTTTTCGTGTTAAAACCTCAGGCCACAGGAAACAATATGAAACCAGCCAAATTAACTCTTTTTATCGTACTTTTGCTGCTGTTCAGCAGTACCCAAAGCAATGCCCATTTCGGAATGATCATACCAAAGGAACCGCGGGTTGAGCCCCAGAACAGAACCATCCAGCTCTCCCTTTCTTTTTCTCACCCCTTCGAAGGAACGGGAATGGATCTGCTGAAACCGGCACAATTCTATGTAATCAAAGACGGTGAGAAATCAGACCTGCTTGGCGACCTCAAAGAAACGAAGATTATGGATCGTCTTGGCTGGGAAACGGATTATCAGGTAAAGCGACCAGGCGTCTACCATTTCGTCATGGAACCCATCCCCTACTGGGAACCCACCGAAGACCTTTCCATTATCCACTATACAAAAGTTATTATTCCAGCATTTGGTGCAGAGGATGGCTGGGATCAACCAGTGGGACTGGCTACAGAGATCGTCCCCCGCCTTCGTCCTTTTGGCAACTATGCCGGAAACAGCTTCACAGGACAGGTACTCCTGAACGGCAAACCGCTTCCCAACGCAGAAGTAGAAGTGGAATTATACAATCAGGAAGGGAAGTACCGCGCCCCCAGCGACCTCCATATCACCCAGCTTATAAAGGCGGATACTGCTGGAATTTTCACCTTCACCTGCCCCCTTCCGGGATGGTGGGGTTTTGCCGCACTGAGCAGTGCCGATTACACCCTCAAGAATCCACAGGGAGAAGACAAGGAAGTGGAACTTGGCGCAGTACTCTGGATCTATATGGATGCTTACGGGATCAACCAATAAATCGGGTAGTTCATCCAATTCTGTGACCAAAGAAGGAATTACCACTTTGTCACATATGAACCTGGAAACAATCAGAAAGAACTAACCGACACATACATCCAGACAGCCTAACCAGTCTGTATTACACACTTATTCTTCAGTAAAAATAAAGAAAAGGTGTTGACAACCGTAGCCAATAATTGTAATTCTCATTCCCATGAAAACGCCCCCTTCACACACACCCTAAAACTGGAACAACTCTTCATGACACAGCCTCAGCCTGACATTTCCGGCCCCGTAGAGATCGCACAAGACATTTACTGGGTTGGCAACAGAAACGATAAAGGATTTGAAAGCAATGCTTACCTGAGAGTTTTCAGGGGAAATGGAAAACAATTTAATCTTCTGATAGATCCGGGACCAAGCCCTGATTTTCATGCCATAGCCAGTAAGATTGAGCATGTTCTCGGGAAGGATTACAGTCTCGATCTGGTTTATCTCAATCATCAGGATCCTGATGTCTGTATCAATACGGTCCACTTTCAACGTCACTTTCCAAAGCTCCAGATTGTTACCTCAGAAGACACCTGGCGCCTGGTCCGTTTTTACGGCCTTAAAGAAAAACAATTTATCGCCACTGAGAATTTTAAAACCGGAAAAATCAGGGTGAAAACCGGGCACCAATTACGCCTTATACCTACTCCATATGCCCATTTTCGTGGGGCGTGTGCTCTATACGATGAAGAACAAAAAGTCCTCTTCAGCGGAGATCTTTTCGGCGGATTAACCACCTCGACCAATCTCTACGCTACAAAAGAATATTGGGATGGAATGAAAACATTCCATGAAATCTACATGCCCACAAACCTCGCACTAAAAAAGGCAGTTCATGATTTCAGACAACAGACCGATGATCTGGAAATAATAGCGTCCCAGCATGGTCAGATTATCCGCAGGGATCTCATTAATTTTTTTATGGCCAAGCTGGAAACATTAGCAGTTGGCCTGGATCTCAGGGATGATTCTCGGCTGGTCATAGAGAATTATATAAATGCCTTCAATGATATTCTCGATAAGGTTCGTACCAATATCGATGAGACCATTGTCAGCAATCTGCTGAATACTTTCAAGTCAGACGGTACTTTTCCCAACCGTCTGATTGTAAAAAATGACAAAATCTACAGCCTGAAGGTAACTGTAGAAGAGGCATTCAGATTATTTGCCACTGAACTCTGCCACAGCCTGAGTATTGACCAAAAACCCATTGCTAAGGCAATTGTGATCGATACCATTGCCGATTGGCACATTACAACTGAAACACCATGTCCTGGTGACAATCCTGACGAACACCAGAATAACATGCAGGAAGATATGCTTGAGGAGGGAGAAAGCAGCAAAGATACTGCCATTGATAATCCTCTTGATTTCGAACAAGAGGAACTGGACAACCTGCTGGATGATTTAATGGGCAATAACTAATTTCACTCTTTTCCATCCCCTTTGGTTCGCCGTTCGCAGATCCTACCCTAAGAATTCAATAACAGTGTAAGCGGCGTAGGGTTTGATATCAATAACCGGTACCACTTTTTACCATACCGGACTGTCTCGAAATACCTAAACTCCCAGTGCTGATTTCCACTTATTTGTGATTACTAATGCAAGTAGCTGGAAGCGATTTTTCCCCTTGGCTCTTTACAA comes from Desulfocapsa sulfexigens DSM 10523 and encodes:
- the msrB gene encoding peptide-methionine (R)-S-oxide reductase MsrB, with product MAQNKRIAAILFVCAILFLIPGRDAMAEEKTAVFGGGCFWCMEPPFEQLEGVIEVRAGYSGGAEEDANYEQVSGGKTDHYEAVEVRYDPERISFAELVEVFWHQIDPTDSGGQFADRGSQYKTAIFFGDELEKKAALASKEKLQQSGLFDKPIMTEVLPLLPFYPAEEYHQDYYRKNYSHYSSYKKGSGRQYFVDTVWPEKLAQKSASYKKPSDAEIRSRLSDLQYKVTQKEGTEPAFHNEYWDNKAEGIYVDIVSGEPLFSSRDKYKSGTGWPSFDRPIEAKNIVEKTDRSFFSVRTEVRSKHGDSHLGHVFNDGPPSTGLRYCINSASLRFIPKEQLESEGYGEYLRLFSGD
- a CDS encoding CTP synthase — translated: MKTTNAPKRTKFIFVTGGVLSSLGKGLAAAAIGALLESRGLTVTFQKLDPYINVDPGTMNPFQHGEVYVTDDGAETDLDMGHYERYTNAVMAQKNNYTTGRIYYSVITKERRGEYLGGTVQVIPHITDEIKAAVLQLDGTVDVALIEIGGTVGDIEGLPFIEAIRQLRRDLGRENSLYIHLTLIPYIKAAGEIKTKPTQHSVRELRADGIQPDILVCRTEVPLEDSLKAKIGLFCDVSPDAVITAIDVDNIYEVPLRLHEEGIDAKILELLNIWTGKPNIKPWEDLLHNINNPKDTITIALTGKYVELKESYKSLHESLIHGGLGNKVKVELRYISAEDLEDKSKDPATLLEGCHGILVPGGFGQRGVEGKIAAITYARENDIPFFGICLGMQLAVVEYTRNVLGLKDAHSTEFNAKTSNPVIYLIKEWFDYRTQEMQVRDETSDMGGTLRLGAYPCVLADDSFARTAYGEKEISERHRHRYEFNNDYRARLEEKGLLFSGTSPDNNLVEIVEIAEHPWFLGCQFHPEFKSKPMKPHPLFRDFIAAAIKHKG
- the kdsA gene encoding 3-deoxy-8-phosphooctulonate synthase, whose product is MSVSPVAVETPGGNDINVGSDQPLLLIAGPCALESEELARRVAGEMQEICGRLGISYVFKASFDKANRTSLDSYRGPGLDEGLSILSRIREEMQVPVISDVHDVGQIAPAAEVLDILQIPAFLCRQTDLLVAAAQTGKPVNLKKGQFVSPWDMENGVNKLRGAGGTKIMLVERGACFGYNNLVVDMRSLPVMRGFNCPVIFDATHSVQLPGGAGGSSGGMREFITPLSRAAVAAGIDGLFMEVHPDPDKALCDGPNSIRLDAIEELLTQLLRIHKAVTT
- a CDS encoding KdsC family phosphatase; amino-acid sequence: MDPNSCTPSGPGAYPSDCEVREGYRKIAREKAMHNNRSENWQVTLSKAKDIKLLLLDVDGVLTDGNLIYSHEGKESKSFNTQDGFGLRMLQDAGVEVGIITARSSEALERRASDLKISHLYQGAANKLIAYQEIVKKTGLKPFQIAYMGDDWLDMVLLKRVGLSLAPANGVLEVKEMVHYTTEQSGGHGAVREACNLILEGLGKYNELLQGYLTRC
- the lptC gene encoding LPS export ABC transporter periplasmic protein LptC, producing MLTRRNLVWVIPLGFFLTFPLWSIPVGSFLTPRGGYDPSLNERKLDAHKFTMENVHITQSKSGNTSLEIRAERAYSGDTENEYKMEEIDAVVTGNNGEQTFIAARKGVLDKETAILTLIDEVVVIKPKDKFELYTDLLIYNDKTKIANSPGKTQVIGEKIEIRGNNLIFNTETESYDLGGRVHCKLENFTSPNDASL
- a CDS encoding DUF4198 domain-containing protein, which translates into the protein MKPAKLTLFIVLLLLFSSTQSNAHFGMIIPKEPRVEPQNRTIQLSLSFSHPFEGTGMDLLKPAQFYVIKDGEKSDLLGDLKETKIMDRLGWETDYQVKRPGVYHFVMEPIPYWEPTEDLSIIHYTKVIIPAFGAEDGWDQPVGLATEIVPRLRPFGNYAGNSFTGQVLLNGKPLPNAEVEVELYNQEGKYRAPSDLHITQLIKADTAGIFTFTCPLPGWWGFAALSSADYTLKNPQGEDKEVELGAVLWIYMDAYGINQ
- a CDS encoding oxygen-binding di-iron domain-containing protein, with product MTQPQPDISGPVEIAQDIYWVGNRNDKGFESNAYLRVFRGNGKQFNLLIDPGPSPDFHAIASKIEHVLGKDYSLDLVYLNHQDPDVCINTVHFQRHFPKLQIVTSEDTWRLVRFYGLKEKQFIATENFKTGKIRVKTGHQLRLIPTPYAHFRGACALYDEEQKVLFSGDLFGGLTTSTNLYATKEYWDGMKTFHEIYMPTNLALKKAVHDFRQQTDDLEIIASQHGQIIRRDLINFFMAKLETLAVGLDLRDDSRLVIENYINAFNDILDKVRTNIDETIVSNLLNTFKSDGTFPNRLIVKNDKIYSLKVTVEEAFRLFATELCHSLSIDQKPIAKAIVIDTIADWHITTETPCPGDNPDEHQNNMQEDMLEEGESSKDTAIDNPLDFEQEELDNLLDDLMGNN